One window from the genome of Paramisgurnus dabryanus chromosome 22, PD_genome_1.1, whole genome shotgun sequence encodes:
- the syt5b gene encoding synaptotagmin Vb, with product MRFVSMGVRVRRTAETAEPKTEHKSHPTHPPTHHDYENMKNKFMNELKHLHMPVWAVSAIVLVVLALVVCFTYCMFRKCFGKKKKSKKARERKRAGRRRTEGTIGEVEGERKEEGEKKEGSEEKEHQENFGKLEFSLDYNFTDAQLIVGVLQAQDLAAMDIGGTSDPYVKVYLLPDKKKKFETKVQRKNLCPVFNETFIFKIPYAELGGKTLVLQVFDFDRFGKHDVIGQIKIPMNSVDLAQPLHEWRDLENGEKEEEKLGDVCISLRYVPTAGKLTVNIMEAKNLKKMDVGGLSDPYVKIVLQHNGKRLKKKKTTVKKNTLNPYFNESFSFEVPFEQIQKVQLLITVYDYDKLGSNDPIGKTLIGYGATGVGLRHWSEMLANPRRPVAQWHVLQPEEEVDAALKAPHR from the exons ATGAGGTTTGTGAGTATGGGTGTCCGTGTTCGGAGGACTGCTGAAACCGCCGAACCAAAAACAGAACATAAGTCCCATCCCACTCATCCACCAACCCATCATGATTATGAAAACATGAAGAACAAGTTTATGAATGAGCTGAAACATCTTCATA TGCCAGTGTGGGCTGTAAGTGCCATAGTGCTGGTCGTTCTAGCCCTCGTGGTTTGCTTTACATACTGCATGTTCAGGAAATGCTTTGGCAAGAAGAAGAAATCCAAGAAAGCTCGGGAGAGGAAGAGAGCAGGGCGAAGAAGAACAGAAGGGACCATAGGAGAAGTTGAAGGAGAACGAAAG GAGGAAGGAGAGAAAAAAGAGGGATCAGAGGAAAAAGAGCATCAAGAGAACTTTGGAAAACTGGAATTTTCTTTGGATTACAACTTCACTGATGCTCAG CTGATAGTTGGAGTTCTGCAGGCCCAAGATCTTGCTGCTATGGACATTGGTGGCACATCTGATCCATATGTGAAAGTTTATCTGCTCCCTGACAAGAAGAAGAAGTTTGAGACCAAAGTCCAGCGCAAAAACCTCTGCCCTGTGTTCAACGAGACTTTTATTTTCAAG ATTCCCTATGCTGAACTGGGTGGTAAAACTCTAGTGCTCCAGGTGTTCGATTTTGACCGGTTTGGTaaacacgatgtgattggccagATAAAAATCCCCATGAACAGTGTCGATCTCGCACAGCCGCTTCACGAATGGAGAGATCTCGAAAATGGAGAAAAGGAGGAG GAGAAACTTGGTGATGTGTGTATTTCTTTGCGTTATGTGCCCACTGCTGGCAAACTCACAGTCAACATAATGGAGGCCAAAAATCTCAAGAAAATGGATGTCGGAGGTTTATCAG ATCCCTATGTGAAGATTGTATTACAGCATAATGGAAAGCgtttaaagaaaaagaaaactacagTTAAGAAGAACACATTAAACCCATACTTCAATGAGAGCTTTAGCTTTGAGGTCCCATTTGAACAGATTCAG AAAGTCCAACTTCTCATCACTGTGTATGACTACGACAAGCTGGGCAGCAATGACCCCATTGGCAAAACCTTAATTGGTTACGGTGCAACAGGTGTTGGATTACGCCACTGGTCAGAAATGCTGGCTAATCCCAGGCGTCCAGTAGCCCAGTGGCACGTACTCCAGCCAGAAGAAGAGGTGGATGCTGCTTTAAAGGCACCACATCGCTAA